In a single window of the Drosophila albomicans strain 15112-1751.03 chromosome 3, ASM965048v2, whole genome shotgun sequence genome:
- the LOC117568404 gene encoding uncharacterized protein LOC117568404, whose amino-acid sequence MLRLELLLLLLLGIVVLRCQADCNTCASPSNIACVSDTQFQFCSGNVLIEPVNNCPDGTYCTAESAICQSDIALKACTGCAQCNDQLSFACLGVRTFALCLGTNTPSNITGSCTANYVCNRDNPNICSSAALGSTATCPLADDDLQTTVYPNVVVTPNEYCRNVQRAGRFPYGNTLDTTCHQYILCFQSNSVWYGGLYNCPGSTYFQATIQSCNTTIPSYCTSAVRSLQVRNLLLL is encoded by the exons ATGTTGCGTTtggagctgttgctgctgctgctgctgggaaTCGTAGTCCTTCGTTGCCAGGCGGATTGCAATACCTGCGCCTCGCCGTCCAACATTGCCTGCGTCTCGGACACCCAATTTCAGTTCTGCTCAGGTAATGTGCTAATCGAGCCAGTCAACAATTGCCCCGATGGCACCTACTGCACTGCCGAATCAGCCATTTGCCAGTCGGACATCGCACTCAAGGCGTGCACCGGTTGTGCCCAGTGCAACGATCAACTGAGTTTCGCCTGTCTAGGCGTAAGGACATTCGCTCTGTGCCTGGGCACGAATACGCCATCGAATATCACGGGCAGCTGTACGGCGAACTATGTCTGCAATCGTGATAACCCCAACATCTGCAGCAGTGCTGCACTCGGCTCTACGGCCACTTGTCCGCTGGCTGATGATGATTTGCAAACAACAGTCTATCCCAATGTTGTCGTGACACCCAACGAATATTGTCGCAACGTGCAGAGAGCGGGACGTTTTCCCTATGGCAACACTTTGGACACCACGTGCCATCA GTACATCCTTTGCTTCCAGAGCAATAGTGTTTGGTATGGTGGACTCTACAATTGTCCCGGCTCAACATATTTCCAGGCCACAATTCAATCTTGCAACACAACAATTCCTTCCTACTGCACCTCGGCTGTTCGCAGCTTGCAAGTTCGCaatctgttgctgctttga